A genomic stretch from Carassius auratus strain Wakin chromosome 35, ASM336829v1, whole genome shotgun sequence includes:
- the LOC113054104 gene encoding voltage-gated hydrogen channel 1, producing the protein MSRFLKHFTAVGDEQNTAAQWQDAELHDASDDLELATGQQLGQVSFRDSIRRLYSTERFQIIVVCLVVLDAIFVLCELLIDLSIIKADHHGIAPQVFHYLSLALLTFFMVELFGKIYAYRLELLHHKFEVFDGIVVVVSFILDIVYISKEDAFDAMGLLILLRLWRVARIINGIIMSVKNRAHHKVQKIKEINENLVHQVSELQERNTKLDQENAKLRALLKQHGIEF; encoded by the exons ATGTCCCGTTTTCTGAAGCATTTCACAGCGGTGGGTGATGAGCAAAACACCGCCGCACAGTGGCAGGACGCGGAACTGCACGATGCCAGTGACGACCTGGAGCTGGCCACAGGACAGCAGCTGGGACAGGTCAGCTTCAGGGACTCCATACGCCGCCTCTACAGTACAGAGAGGTTCCAG ATTATTGTTGTTTGCTTGGTCGTCTTGGATGCCATTTTTGTTCTGTGTGAGTTGCTTATTGACTTGTCTATCATCAAAGCAGATCACCATGGAATTGCTCCGCAG GTATTCCATTATCTCAGCCTCGCCCTTCTCACATTCTTCATGGTGGAGTTGTTTGGAAAAATCTATGCGTATCGTCTAGAACTCCTCCACCATAAGTTTGAGGTGTTTGATGGGATTGTGGTGGTGGTATCCTTCATCCTGGACATTGTATATATCTCAAAGGAAGATGCATTTGATGCCATGGGGCTTCTGATCTTGCTCAGGTTGTGGAGAGTGGCCAGGATCATAAATG GTATCATTATGTCGGTGAAAAATCGTGCCCATCACAAAGTTCAGAAAATAAAAGAGATCAATGAAAACCTTGTTCACCAAGTCAGTGAACTTCAAGAGCGAAACACAAAACTG GACCAAGAAAATGCCAAGCTTCGTGCACTCTTAAAACAGCACGGCATTGAGTTTTGA